From a region of the Candidatus Jettenia caeni genome:
- a CDS encoding TonB-dependent receptor produces MSERLSNKKGLLFFFFNLWSLLNLAALDSSITLAKDTETSQMPEANSYASENISFIDTAVAEGLETEAIWFGFDEEVTIATRHETQISKAPSIITVITGEEIKNSGFRTFVEILRIIPGFELLKDEAFGAVSPAVRGLTGSEKVRVMLNGHLVNNPFSGGAFTLFDDFPVENIKRIEIIRGPGSAMYGENAFLAVINIITFDAKDVDGVIVSSGYGSFDTKEGNIVFGKLYGKVSISGSVRYRETNGFDGIVTSDSQTINDNISSPMPPPFNFPPASQAPGRVDDWRREYDLNLKAVYKDFYVEGLYINKNKGPFIGPQFALTDESDMETNYVFAEAGYRKTFEEKFTMKPRVYYDQFDDNLFIESLPEGGTLDRNGDGVPDTLYPDGLIGNGKVIEKIVGTEIPFDYELFDGNIITLGLEYRLINQTNVHFFSNFHPLTLEPLPSIQDFSDSFPFLKETTRRIWSVYLQDTWDIIDTVNLTLGVRHDQYNDFGGATSPRIGITWLFMKDASLKVLYGKAFRAPSFQEMFTTNQPAIQGNEDLNPETIKTYEIGLSYRFNKHVTSSINYFYNDISNLISLRTTTTTSQFENFGDAHIQGIEMETKVDIYKDNYIFMNYTFQNPEDDNGNDLPFVAQHKGNFGVNVHYWNYINTNLYTFVSGKRSREDGDHRDDLPAYALLNLSVIGKKFFKTMQIQGTVFNLLDKDYNDPGPISIPEDLPRPGRTFFVELSYQF; encoded by the coding sequence TTGTCTGAGAGGTTAAGCAACAAAAAGGGATTGTTGTTTTTCTTCTTCAACCTTTGGAGTTTGTTAAACCTTGCTGCCTTAGATTCTTCCATAACTCTCGCCAAAGATACTGAAACATCTCAAATGCCAGAGGCGAATTCTTACGCCAGCGAAAACATCTCTTTTATAGATACTGCCGTAGCAGAAGGTCTTGAAACGGAAGCTATCTGGTTTGGATTTGATGAAGAAGTAACTATTGCAACAAGACATGAAACCCAAATTAGCAAAGCACCCAGTATTATTACTGTAATTACTGGCGAAGAGATCAAGAACTCAGGATTCCGTACCTTCGTCGAAATCTTGAGGATAATACCTGGTTTTGAACTTTTAAAGGACGAAGCCTTTGGAGCTGTGTCTCCTGCCGTACGAGGTCTTACAGGCTCAGAGAAAGTAAGGGTTATGCTCAATGGACATCTGGTGAATAATCCTTTCTCCGGTGGAGCTTTTACCCTCTTTGATGATTTTCCTGTGGAAAATATAAAAAGGATAGAAATCATCCGAGGGCCGGGTTCTGCCATGTATGGTGAAAATGCATTTTTGGCAGTAATAAATATTATTACCTTCGATGCAAAAGATGTTGATGGTGTAATAGTTAGCAGTGGTTACGGAAGTTTCGATACCAAAGAAGGAAATATTGTATTTGGAAAACTCTATGGGAAAGTCAGCATCTCCGGATCGGTTCGTTATAGGGAAACCAATGGTTTTGATGGTATTGTTACAAGCGATAGTCAAACAATAAACGATAACATCAGTTCTCCTATGCCCCCACCCTTCAATTTCCCGCCAGCCTCACAGGCACCGGGAAGGGTTGATGACTGGAGGCGGGAATATGATTTAAACCTTAAAGCAGTTTACAAAGATTTTTATGTTGAGGGATTGTACATAAATAAAAACAAAGGGCCTTTTATTGGTCCTCAATTTGCCTTAACTGACGAATCTGATATGGAAACAAACTATGTCTTTGCCGAAGCAGGGTATAGGAAAACTTTCGAGGAAAAATTTACCATGAAGCCCAGAGTTTATTACGATCAATTTGACGATAATCTCTTTATCGAATCATTGCCAGAGGGTGGAACTCTAGATAGGAATGGAGACGGTGTGCCCGATACTCTTTATCCTGACGGACTTATCGGTAACGGCAAGGTAATTGAAAAGATTGTTGGCACAGAGATTCCATTTGATTATGAGTTGTTCGATGGCAATATTATTACTCTGGGTCTGGAATATCGTTTAATTAACCAAACGAATGTTCATTTTTTTAGTAACTTTCATCCATTAACACTGGAGCCATTGCCTTCTATCCAGGATTTTTCAGATTCATTTCCCTTCTTAAAAGAGACCACACGCAGGATATGGTCAGTTTATCTGCAGGATACATGGGACATTATTGATACCGTAAATCTTACCCTTGGGGTACGGCATGATCAGTACAACGATTTTGGAGGTGCAACGAGTCCGCGCATTGGAATAACATGGTTATTTATGAAAGATGCATCATTAAAAGTCCTTTACGGTAAAGCATTCCGAGCGCCAAGTTTTCAAGAGATGTTTACTACAAATCAACCTGCTATTCAGGGAAATGAGGATTTAAACCCGGAAACTATTAAAACCTACGAAATTGGATTAAGTTACAGGTTCAATAAACATGTTACAAGCTCTATCAATTATTTTTACAATGACATCAGTAATCTTATATCTTTGCGTACCACCACAACGACTTCACAATTTGAGAATTTTGGAGATGCACATATCCAGGGTATCGAGATGGAAACTAAGGTGGATATTTACAAAGATAATTACATTTTTATGAATTATACCTTTCAAAATCCAGAAGATGATAATGGAAATGATTTACCATTTGTTGCTCAGCATAAGGGTAATTTTGGTGTAAATGTGCATTATTGGAACTACATTAACACAAACTTGTACACCTTCGTTAGCGGAAAACGTTCCAGAGAAGATGGCGACCACAGAGATGATCTGCCTGCTTATGCATTGCTGAATCTTTCCGTCATTGGGAAAAAATTCTTCAAAACTATGCAGATACAGGGTACGGTATTCAACTTGCTGGATAAAGATTATAATGATCCAGGACCTATTTCCATACCAGAAGATTTACCCCGGCCGGGAAGGACATTTTTTGTTGAGTTGAGTTATCAATTTTAG
- a CDS encoding phosphonopyruvate decarboxylase-related protein translates to MKKILYIVLDGLGDGKYPCKELDNRTPLEAASTPTMDTLAKEGQTGVMYTVGKGIAPESDIAVISILGYDAMKYYTGRGPLEALAAGIKISDGDLAFRANFATRGSGRAIKDRRVGRNLSTEEAAQLCKEINKKVKLTSAPSTFQLKNTLEYRAVLVIRGVKKKLSGYVTNTDPAYTKHGLLGVARETGSFENIVEYCTPTKDCPDTGAAYRSALLVNEFTLKSCEVLDQSEINKERIKKGFLPANLVLLRDAGDHLPKLPAMKSKFKKNFGCFVEMPTEEGIALLTGMKIVPLPPPTQDLEKDYTLRSEMTIKHMKKYDGLYIHIKGPDVPGHDGDALKKKTVIETIDQYYLAPLINHIDLDKTIVAITADHSTPCKLKSHSDDPVPLLICGGGIKPDNTKSFSEKVCSTGKIGKILGVQLLPLLVKYANK, encoded by the coding sequence ATGAAAAAAATTTTATATATTGTATTGGATGGACTCGGGGATGGAAAGTATCCTTGTAAAGAGCTTGATAATCGTACACCTTTGGAGGCAGCATCTACCCCTACTATGGATACGCTGGCAAAAGAAGGGCAGACCGGGGTGATGTATACGGTAGGAAAAGGCATCGCACCTGAATCTGACATTGCGGTGATTAGTATCCTGGGATATGATGCCATGAAATATTATACCGGGCGAGGCCCTTTAGAAGCGCTTGCTGCAGGAATAAAAATCAGCGATGGTGATCTTGCCTTTCGGGCAAATTTTGCTACAAGAGGAAGCGGAAGGGCTATAAAGGATCGTCGTGTCGGAAGAAATCTTTCTACAGAAGAGGCAGCGCAACTCTGTAAAGAAATTAACAAAAAAGTAAAATTGACTTCCGCTCCTTCTACCTTTCAATTAAAAAATACCCTTGAATATAGAGCTGTATTAGTCATCCGCGGTGTAAAGAAGAAGCTTTCCGGATATGTTACCAATACGGATCCTGCATATACAAAACATGGTCTCCTGGGAGTTGCAAGAGAAACGGGGAGTTTTGAGAATATTGTTGAGTATTGTACGCCGACAAAAGACTGTCCGGACACCGGGGCTGCATATCGTTCTGCATTACTGGTAAATGAATTTACCCTTAAAAGTTGTGAGGTGTTGGATCAATCCGAAATTAATAAAGAGCGTATAAAAAAGGGGTTTCTTCCCGCAAATCTTGTTCTTCTGAGAGATGCCGGTGATCACCTTCCGAAACTTCCTGCTATGAAGAGTAAATTTAAGAAGAATTTTGGATGTTTTGTAGAGATGCCGACCGAGGAGGGTATTGCGTTATTGACGGGTATGAAGATAGTTCCTCTTCCTCCTCCCACACAAGATCTGGAAAAAGATTATACTTTACGCTCCGAGATGACGATAAAACATATGAAAAAGTACGATGGGCTTTACATTCATATTAAGGGACCAGATGTGCCTGGGCATGATGGTGATGCATTGAAGAAAAAAACGGTGATTGAGACGATTGATCAGTATTACCTTGCACCCTTAATTAATCATATAGACCTTGATAAAACTATTGTTGCAATCACCGCCGACCATTCAACTCCTTGCAAACTAAAATCACACTCAGATGATCCCGTTCCTTTACTTATTTGTGGTGGGGGCATTAAACCAGATAATACAAAATCCTTTTCAGAAAAGGTTTGCAGTACAGGGAAGATTGGGAAAATACTCGGTGTTCAGCTTTTGCCATTGCTGGTCAAATATGCAAATAAGTAA
- a CDS encoding fumarate hydratase beta subunit encodes MSEILYLKTSMIENDIPLLRIGDKVMISGVIYTARDAAHKRLVELIDQGKELPFDVRNQIIYYVGPSPSRPGNPIGSCGPTTSYRMDVYTPQLLSKGLKATIGKGNRSQRVIEAMVHYKAVYFAATGGAAALLAKAIKKADVIAYKDLGAEAIMRLEVENFPVVVANDIYGNDLYKEGVTKYVRI; translated from the coding sequence ATGTCAGAGATACTGTATCTAAAAACATCTATGATAGAGAATGATATTCCCCTTCTCAGGATTGGGGATAAGGTTATGATTAGCGGAGTTATTTATACCGCCAGGGATGCAGCACATAAACGGCTTGTGGAGCTTATTGATCAGGGTAAAGAACTGCCTTTTGATGTGCGGAATCAAATTATCTATTATGTCGGCCCAAGCCCCTCCCGCCCTGGCAATCCTATTGGTTCTTGTGGTCCAACCACGAGCTACCGAATGGACGTATATACACCTCAATTATTGTCAAAAGGTCTCAAGGCAACCATAGGGAAAGGTAATCGCTCTCAGCGTGTTATTGAGGCTATGGTACATTACAAAGCTGTTTATTTTGCTGCTACAGGCGGTGCGGCTGCTTTGCTGGCAAAAGCCATAAAAAAGGCAGATGTTATTGCCTACAAAGACTTGGGTGCTGAAGCTATCATGAGACTTGAAGTTGAGAATTTTCCCGTAGTAGTTGCTAATGACATATATGGGAATGATTTGTACAAAGAAGGGGTTACAAAATATGTTAGGATATAA
- a CDS encoding fumarate hydratase alpha subunit — translation MAIRTRISASEIIEKVAQLCIDANFNLNGDVSTALEDSYEAEGSPVAKEILAELLENARIARTCQMPICQDTGVAVVFVELGEHVEVTGGRLYNAIHEGVRKGYTEGFLRKSIVTDPLNRINTGDNTPAIIHTELIPEDYLKITLMAKGGGCENMSRIAMLTPSDGKEGVINFVGETVKIAQANPCPPIIVGVGIGGTFDYAALLAKKALLRDLGTKHSDPDTVALEQEMLGRINNLGIGAQGLGGWITAMAVHVERYPCHIASLPVAVNIECHAHRVKTVLLGK, via the coding sequence ATGGCTATACGTACCAGGATTAGCGCATCCGAAATAATTGAAAAGGTGGCTCAGCTTTGCATAGATGCCAACTTCAATTTAAATGGCGATGTTTCTACTGCCCTGGAAGATTCATATGAGGCGGAAGGATCTCCTGTTGCAAAAGAGATACTTGCAGAGTTATTAGAGAACGCGAGAATTGCCCGTACATGCCAGATGCCAATATGCCAGGATACCGGAGTTGCAGTTGTTTTTGTAGAATTGGGCGAGCATGTAGAGGTTACCGGGGGACGTCTTTATAATGCCATTCATGAAGGTGTCCGTAAAGGATATACGGAAGGTTTCCTGCGAAAATCGATTGTTACAGACCCTCTCAACCGAATCAATACGGGCGATAATACACCGGCTATTATCCATACAGAGCTTATACCTGAAGATTATCTAAAGATTACTCTTATGGCTAAAGGTGGCGGATGTGAGAATATGAGCCGTATTGCTATGCTAACACCATCTGATGGCAAAGAAGGTGTAATCAATTTTGTAGGAGAAACCGTAAAGATAGCACAAGCTAATCCGTGTCCACCTATTATTGTAGGTGTTGGGATTGGTGGTACATTTGATTATGCCGCCCTCTTGGCCAAGAAGGCACTATTGAGAGATCTGGGGACGAAGCATAGTGATCCTGATACTGTTGCGTTGGAACAAGAGATGTTGGGGCGGATAAACAATTTGGGCATTGGTGCACAAGGACTTGGCGGCTGGATTACGGCTATGGCTGTCCATGTGGAGCGCTACCCATGTCATATTGCAAGTTTACCGGTAGCTGTGAATATCGAATGCCATGCTCATCGGGTTAAAACCGTATTATTAGGAAAATAG